TAAGTCCTTCTGAGGTTTAGCCACTGGGAGACTCATGTGACGGTCTCTCACACTGGGTCTGGGGGTTGGGAGTTTGGATACATTAGCTCTCTGGTCAGGTAAACCCTCCTTCTTCTGAGGTCTAACGGCATGGTTTAACTTCTCCAGGTAAGTAGTGGTGGTAGCCTGTGCTGCTGAGATGGCCATACTcccagctctctctttctcacgaGAAGTTGAAACAGCCTGCGTTGAAAAGACCACAGTCCcagatctctctttctcttgggaAGAAGTAGATGCTTGGGCTGTGAGGGCCACATTcccggtcctctctctctcctgggaaGTGGCAACAGCTGGTGCTGAAACGACTGTGTtcccagctccctctctctcctgatgaTACGGCACAACCATGGGCGTTGCATTCTTCAGGATAGACCTGCATTTGATCTCACTTGGTGGGCCTGACAActctagggacagagagaggagcgagatcCAGAACTTTACTGCAGCCATATTATACACCTTTTCAATGTATTTTGAAGCACTGCGGAAGATAGCGGCAGCAAGGTGATTATTATATTATATGGTAATAAACTGATTCATATATCGGCCTGATATTAAACTTACCAGAGTCATCTACAGATTCCCTCAATATATCTGTAAAACAAGATAACACAACATCCTCAATAAGTTTCACGCTTTGAAAGAATGTACAAAGTTACCTAGACAGGTAGCTAGCAATACTGCAGTGGGACAATAGTTTTATAGATCAGTCAAACTTACTGTCCATCTGGCAGGGTGATAGTAGTGTGAAGTCCTCTATCATACTGCTCAATGCCTCCATAAGGTGGGGTTGGTCTGAGATCATCATACTCTCAGTGAAGTCAGAGGAACCATTCCCATACATCCCTATCAGTTCTGGTGAGTTTGTTCCCAGAAGTGATAGTTCCATTCCTTCATCGAGTCTCACAGAGTTGTCCCGACCAATCCCTAATAAGACTTCGGTCAAAGGCTGGAGCTGCACAACGGATTCTGACTTCTGAGGCTCTGTTAGCATTTAGCAAAGAGAAGAAAATGTATTCTTAGTAATGCACTGCTGCTAACAACGCAATGTGCAAAATGCAGCATGAATGCAGGCAAAGGAGGTGTGACAGAGGGAACGTAGGTAACTGTGAACTGGTAACAGTGCATATTGTAATTTGTGATAAGTCTTGTTATGTCACACACCACATCCAACTACAGTACTATGCTCTTACCTGCCAAAAGAAAGCCCACTACCAAGTCAAGGTGCTTCTCTGCCCTCCAAAgtgcctcttccatctcctcctgaTCTTTCTCAGACACAAAATAACTACAAGACAATCACCAGCCCCATCAGACTCTGCATCACTTAGTGGCACGCTGCATCACTTAGTGGCACGCTGCATCACTTAGTGGCACGCTGCATCACTTAGTGGCACGCTGCATCACTTAGTGGCATGCTTACAGAGCCATATATAGAGATATGATGTACTGTGTAAATGGTGCAGCACACTTAGTGATGGAATCTCAGAAGAAACAACATTGCAGGTTGCTAGATCCTGTATCCTGATATAAGCAGCCACATCTTCAGTGGTAGAACACGCCAAGGAATGTACCCCAGATATGAAAAATACATGGTATTATCTCTCTAGTCTTACTCTCACACTGGTGAAAGGTCAAGAGGTGACGTACTATCTATAGAGTGGAGAGATCTGCTCAGCTGGGAGTTGGGAGGAGGCCAGACAGAGCTGGGTCAGGTTGGGcttgggagagggggtgaggggtagGTCCATCTCCATCTGAGTAGGCAACACCAAGTGATCTGATAGGAGGGGGGTGGAAATTCTAATAATTCACACATTTATTTGGTTATACCATATGTCgataatacattgtacagtgtaTGTAGCCATTCTGTTGATTTATTGACTCTTGACACATAATGAGAATATACAGTAAAGTAAGATCTATAGTAAAGTGAGATCTACAGTAAAGTAAGATCTACAGTAAAGGGAGATCTACAGTAAAGTAAGATCTACAGTAAAGCGATAGTTTTGTACCTGATGACTTGAGATCCAGCAGCATTTCATTAATCTCACAGTGAGAGTCATTGAGTGGCAGCCTTGGCACTTCAAACTGGGATATGTCTACTGACTCCAGTGCATCTGGGGGAGTTGCTGAAAGAAAGGACATAAAACAGGTTGTTATTGGTAAGGAATATTTCTTCTCAATGACTTAACTggctaaaggttaaataaacagaTGACACAGGACTCTGTGATTAGCCTCAATCACAGTCATTCTACACGGTAAATGCTGTTCATAGATATAGTTACCCCCCACCTTTAGTGAGCATATCCAGGCAAGAGGTTCGCTCCTCTATCAATTCAGGTACAACATTCAATAGTTTAGGAATATTTGAAAAAGGGAGGCAATCTTCCCTCTTGGGTGTGCAGGTGTCCATTTCAACAGGTAACATCAGAGACTATAAGAAAGGAATAACATTGAATCATTTATACAATCTGGTAACTATTTGCTAAACAGATGTGTTATAAAATCTTCCTCCTCAGTGTCCTGTATGATCATCTCTTCATTCTCTATGATTGTATTTGTACTAAGGTTTTTTTGGGACAAACCTTGAGCCTTTCTTTATAAATCAACTGGTGCTGGGGTTCAGCTTGACGGTAAGGATGCATTACTTTGATTTCATCATCAGGATTTGGATCAGAACAAAGTATACATAATGAATCTCTTTTATGTATTGTAAATATTGTATACATAAATGCATGTGCTAAAGAAAAGCCAAGAAAATTACTTTAAAATGCTGGAAGAATAAATTTAAAAATGGTAAAGCAAAGCGAACCCTAAATGCCTGTGAAGCCTTACGTATTTTTGTTTAAAGATGCACTAcgcagaaatcgctccaccatttcctggttgctaaaatttgaatagttgcttaatttcagtttatgtgacaaaacgaGCAGTCATAGTGTAGAgtatcattgtaccatctaaaccgctgcaaaacatattttatttttagatttgtacaccagcttcaaacagctgaaactacaatatttttggttatggaaaagatgcaaaaatgaaacttaagaacgggaagcataaaaatagcgcacatagaacagatctactgcttcttcagacctataactcacatttctatgtgaatttagtTGGGTTGCCAgaaaagttacatattgtagctttaaaTGTGTATACCCTGTGTATAAAGATTGTCTTTGTTTTGCATACTGTGTTGCAAAGTATGACTATATTTTGTTgcatttgttgttaataaaacattaaaataataataataatacaaatatatgACCTCTTCATTCAACAACGACTCTTTGCTAAAGTCCTCGTCAGTGTTTGAACAGGTTTCGGAGCTTTCCGTCTCTGCATCAAGGGGTACCTCATAGGCCACACAGTGCCTGAAAGCCCAATTGACATTAAATAGTTTACAAAACAAAAACGGATCATTAAGTAATACTACACAACAAAGACAACTGTATATTACCACCATGAATTATAATATCCTTAATGAATTGAAAATTGCCCATGGTTTTCTATGAGGATGATTAAGAATTGAATTCCAATGCTCTTACTGAGTTCACTGAAATGACCCCAATACTGTTGCCTACCTGAATATAGCTTCCTCTGACAGGGTGCCTCCAGTGGAGCTGAGAAGAGGATCTGACACAGGCAGATTCCTCAGTCTGGACAACTTGGCTTTCATGGAGGGCAGATGTTTCCTGAACTGTGGCAAGTGATCAACAAACAGAACTTCCTCTGGCATGACAAGATCTGAGAGGAAAATACAGTTTTGGTTATATCAGTACATGTCCACATAGTTATTTTGCGAATATTTGCATTGAAGTATTATGTTATGAACTGACCATCACGCTGATGTCTTGGGCTCATTTTCTCTCCTGTGCTCTTGCTAAAGGATTCATTACAGACAAAGTGTCCCTTGTCCTTCCTAGCCTCTCGCAGGACCCACGCTGCTTCATCTCTATCTAAGTCAAGCTGCGAGTTAGGGTTGGAGCTCGGTATCACCTCCAGAAGATCCACTCTCATCTGGGTCAGACTAACACTCAACCTGAAAAATGACATCATGATAAGAAAACCCTGTCAAATGTAGCGCATACAATCCTTCAGTAACTTCTCAGGTGTAAACTGAACTTTAAGCATTTGGATTGTCTttcaacacacatactgtagatgtacagtagcctatatacATGTATTCAAATTAAGTGTTTACTTCTCAAGAGAGTATGTTGGTTGTCCTTTAATGCCCAAGTCATCTAGTACAGATCCACTGACAAACAGTTTGCAGTTGGAAATCACATTCCCTGTCAAAACATGGAATAGGAAAAACTTGCCTATGAGTCCTTATCTAACCACTGCTGATGCAATAATGTAAATGTTTAGACTCCTTCCTATAGATAATCATAATCATACAAATCTATGTTGGCCCATATATAATTGAAGCATTTACATTGAAAAACCTTGGAATAGGGCCAACTGCTGGGTAGTCGGGTAGATAAGTAATTAAAAAGAGTAACTCAACATACCTCTGCTCCATGGTTTCCTGTAGGTGACCTCAGGGGGGTTACCAGTGTGGGGGTAGAGGTCACTGCTACCCAGATGGTAGGGCATTGGCAGGGCCAGCCAGTTCATGGTCAATTTGAGACTAGTAGAAGCCTATAGATTGAGACAACGATGCAATCTAACATCAGACCAAGGTTCAAATGAAGCAATTTTATACGAGATGGCAAGGTAAACTACTTTTTTCAGCATGGCTGCAGTTATAGGCAAAGCCAAAAATAATACCTtgaataaataatttcaaatactttagctgtaTTCGATTGAGTTTGCCTGTTGCAATGGAAGCAATAAAAAATAAGAATTTTGGTAACAATATACAAAGCTAATATATGTTTACTAAAAataataaacaggggataaattATTGGCTAACACACAGGCTTCAGATAGAGGGGAAAGGCCTAAGTAGTCAACTCACCTCAGAAGAATAGTCGAGAGCTCTATACTTGACTGCTGAGAAAATATGACTTGAGAAAGAGCACCCATCTTCAGACCTGGAGGGGGACAAACAAAAATAGAGGAAGAATAGAGAGTCAAGATCTGAGTAGCACTTGTTGCGCAGAATTTTTATAACTCTAATAGATTGATCATATTAGAGAAACAGACTTAAATTATGGATATTGGTCCTGTAATGCTAACATACTGTATTTGcatgacttacagtgccttgcgaaagtattcggcccccttgaactttgcaaccttttgccacatttcaggcttcaaacataaagatataaaactgtatttttttgtgaagaatcaacaacaagtgggacacaatcatgaagtggaacgacatttattggatatttcaaacttttttaacaaatcaaaaactgaaaaattgggcgtgcaaaattattcagcccctttactttcagtgcagcaaactctctccagaagttcagtgaggatctctgaatgatccaatgttgacctaaatgactaatgatgataaatacaatccacctgtgtgtaatcaagtctccgtataaatgcacctgcactgtgatagtctcagaggtccgttaaaagcgcagagagcatcatgaagaacaaggaacacaccaggcaggtccgagatactgttgtgaagaagtttaaagccggatttggatacaaaaagatttcccaagctttaaacataccaaggagcactgtgcaagcgataatattgaaatggaaggagtatcagaccactgcaaatctaccaagacctggccgtccctctaaactttcagctcatacaaggagaagactgatcagagatgcagccaagaggaccatgatcactctggatgaactgcagagatctacagctgaggtgagagactctgtccataggacaacaatcagtcgtatattgcacaaatctggcctttatggaagagtggcaagaagaaagccatttcttaaagatatccataaaaagtgttgtttaaagtttgccacaaaccacctgggagacacaccaaacatgtggaagaaggtgctctggtcagatgaaaccaaaattgaactttttggcaacaatgcaaaacgttatgtttgacgtaaaagcaacacagctcatcacaccatccccactgtcaaacatggtggtggcagcatcatggtttgggcctgcttttcttcagcagggacagggaagatggttaaaattgatgggaagatggagacaaatacaggaccattctggaagagaacctgatggagtctgcaaaagacctgagactgggacggagatttgtcttccaacaagacaatgatccaaaacataaagcaaaatctacaatggaatggttcaaaaataaacatatccaggtgttagaatggccaagtcaaagtccagacctgaatccaatcgagaatctgtggaaagaactgaaaactgctgttcacaaatgctctccatccaacctcactgagctcgagctgttttgcaaagaggaatgggaaaaaatttcagtctctcgatgtgcaaaactgatagagacataccccaagcgacttacagctgtaatcgcagcaaaaggtggcgctacaaagtattaacttaagggggctgaataattttgcatgcccaatttttcagtttttgatttgttaaaaaagtttgaaatatccaataaatgtcgttccacttcatgattgtgtcccacttgttgttgattctttacaaaaaaatacagttttatatctttatgtttgaagcctgaaatgtggcaaaaggtcgcaaagttcaagggggccgaatactttcgcacggCACTGTATTAGCTATAGTATTGTGTGACGTGGTGACGTGAGCCAGTGGCTGCATGAACATGCAtgaacataaacacacaaactaacacaGGTATTTGGACTGTGTCAGATGCAACagattgtaaataaaataaaaaataaataaaaaaacaacaatgtaTCACTAAAGAGAAGAGCATTCCATCAGCCCAGGTTTGATTGAGTTTCAAATATATTCAAATAATAAATTATTAATTTG
This window of the Oncorhynchus tshawytscha isolate Ot180627B linkage group LG12, Otsh_v2.0, whole genome shotgun sequence genome carries:
- the LOC112264109 gene encoding protein shortage in chiasmata 1 ortholog-like — its product is MNWLALPMPYHLGSSDLYPHTGNPPEVTYRKPWSRGNVISNCKLFVSGSVLDDLGIKGQPTYSLEKLSVSLTQMRVDLLEVIPSSNPNSQLDLDRDEAAWVLREARKDKGHFVCNESFSKSTGEKMSPRHQRDDLVMPEEVLFVDHLPQFRKHLPSMKAKLSRLRNLPVSDPLLSSTGGTLSEEAIFRHCVAYEVPLDAETESSETCSNTDEDFSKESLLNEESLMLPVEMDTCTPKREDCLPFSNIPKLLNVVPELIEERTSCLDMLTKATPPDALESVDISQFEVPRLPLNDSHCEINEMLLDLKSSDHLVLPTQMEMDLPLTPSPKPNLTQLCLASSQLPAEQISPLYRYYFVSEKDQEEMEEALWRAEKHLDLVVGFLLAEPQKSESVVQLQPLTEVLLGIGRDNSVRLDEGMELSLLGTNSPELIGMYGNGSSDFTESMMISDQPHLMEALSSMIEDFTLLSPCQMDNILRESVDDSELSGPPSEIKCRSILKNATPMVVPYHQEREGAGNTVVSAPAVATSQERERTGNVALTAQASTSSQEKERSGTVVFSTQAVSTSREKERAGSMAISAAQATTTTYLEKLNHAVRPQKKEGLPDQRANVSKLPTPRPSVRDRHMSLPVAKPQKDLDPLSTFMMLRAQQRTYISVLPQNHTSTPVAQVEQQTPQPPTTEMRPGFDVKPVAYAVTGNDISDPEEIIQPVPEDRHNSKVIHVQATESQFWAYRELQAFALPCLSRARELGLTNTACGDYSTLYPDHTRFLLKQQEKELSIRQGQVKDLLFKCDLSTAVEYLSKATEACAGQSLDKLVRKLEIILYLSQKKQEANPKILELQEQLTTWVQSKSKGVQNSNVLVLITMDLDCARAMLIKALSQVTGDTVAALYPEESRSKLEGSKVLDRRVSPKTLFIHTSFVYWNSY